Proteins encoded within one genomic window of Cucumis sativus cultivar 9930 chromosome 3, Cucumber_9930_V3, whole genome shotgun sequence:
- the LOC101206628 gene encoding protein IQ-DOMAIN 1 isoform X2: MGKKGTGWFSTVKKVFKSNNTPSSKDYSPHSLLNKKESANLEKWQHNAPEVISFEQFPTEISTEITNDESVQSTPKIIEGRDHAIVVAAATAAAAEAAVAAAEAAAKVVRLAGYGWQSREDRAATLIQAYYRGYLARRALRALKGLVRLQALVRGHNVRKQAQMTMRCMQALVRVQARVRARRLQLANQNYNKRIVEQDNDNEDEEEKLLQNKLKKYEMESWDGRVLSVEKIKENSSRKRDALMKRERALAYAYSYQQHQRRQDEEGVLQLGEDVNDLGFRHEKGEYGWNWLEHWMSSQPYNNVRQSTTRESYITPTTVTTATDDMSEKTVEMDPTQLNLDSFDLGQVGGPYSSRQSISKNVPSYMASTQSAKAKVRNQGVVKHQGPKWNKAMRRGSVFGSGCDSSSSGGGTMTYQGQRSPIPMNNGPRLSPIHVMGCGPDYPGGEDWALPPLGVNSRWRAGFA; this comes from the exons AAGGAAAGTGCGAATCTGGAAAAATGGCAGCACAATGCTCCAGAAGTCATATCATTTGAACAATTTCCAACAGAAATTTCGACAGAAATAACGAACGATGAGAGCGTTCAATCGACACCAAAGATTATTGAAGGCCGAGATCATGCTATTGTCGTTGCAGCAGCAACTGCGGCGGCTGCAGAAGCTGCAGTTGCCGCTGCTGAGGCAGCAGCAAAAGTAGTTCGCTTGGCTGGTTATGGATGGCAATCTAGAGAAGATAGAGCAGCAACTCTTATTCAAGCTTATTATAGAGGCTACTTG GCTCGACGAGCTCTTCGTGCTTTAAAGGGACTGGTAAGATTGCAAGCGTTGGTCCGAGGCCACAATGTTCGAAAGCAAGCACAAATGACAATGCGTTGCATGCAAGCTCTGGTGCGAGTGCAAGCAAGAGTCCGTGCTCGTAGGTTGCAATTGGCcaaccaaaattataataaaagaattgtaGAACAAGATAATGATAacgaagatgaagaagaaaagctattgcaaaacaaattaaagaagtaTGAGATGGAAAGTTGGGATGGTAGGGTTTTAAGTGTagagaaaatcaaagaaaattcttcGAGAAAACGTGATGCTTTAATGAAAAGGGAAAGGGCTCTTGCTTATGCATATTCATATCAG CAACATCAAAGAAGACAAGATGAAGAAGGAGTTTTACAATTGGGTGAAGATGTGAatgatttagggtttaggcaTGAGAAGGGCGAATATGGTTGGAATTGGCTTGAGCATTGGATGTCTTCTCAACCATATAATAATGTTCGTCAATCCACAACACGTGAGTCTTATATCACACCTACCACCGTCACCACAGCCACAGACGACATGTCAGAGAAGACGGTTGAAATGGATCCAACTCAACTAAATTTGGACTCTTTCGACCTAGGACAAGTAGGCGGCCCATACTCATCTCGACAATcgatttcaaaaaatgttcCAAGTTACATGGCTTCAACCCAATCTGCTAAGGCCAAGGTAAGAAACCAAGGCGTGGTAAAACATCAAGGACCAAAATGGAACAAAGCAATGAGAAGAGGATCGGTATTTGGGTCGGGTTGTGACTCATCGAGTTCAGGTGGAGGAACGATGACGTACCAAGGTCAAAGAAGCCCAATCCCAATGAACAATGGGCCTCGCTTGTCTCCTATACACGTAATGGGCTGTGGCCCAGACTACCCAGGAGGTGAAGATTGGGCCCTTCCACCCCTTGGTGTCAATAGTCGTTGGAGAGCTGGTTTTGCTTGA
- the LOC101206628 gene encoding protein IQ-DOMAIN 1 isoform X1, with protein sequence MGKKGTGWFSTVKKVFKSNNTPSSKDYSPHSLLNKKESANLEKWQHNAPEVISFEQFPTEISTEITNDESVQSTPKIIEGRDHAIVVAAATAAAAEAAVAAAEAAAKVVRLAGYGWQSREDRAATLIQAYYRGYLARRALRALKGLVRLQALVRGHNVRKQAQMTMRCMQALVRVQARVRARRLQLANQNYNKRIVEQDNDNEDEEEKLLQNKLKKYEMESWDGRVLSVEKIKENSSRKRDALMKRERALAYAYSYQQQHQRRQDEEGVLQLGEDVNDLGFRHEKGEYGWNWLEHWMSSQPYNNVRQSTTRESYITPTTVTTATDDMSEKTVEMDPTQLNLDSFDLGQVGGPYSSRQSISKNVPSYMASTQSAKAKVRNQGVVKHQGPKWNKAMRRGSVFGSGCDSSSSGGGTMTYQGQRSPIPMNNGPRLSPIHVMGCGPDYPGGEDWALPPLGVNSRWRAGFA encoded by the exons AAGGAAAGTGCGAATCTGGAAAAATGGCAGCACAATGCTCCAGAAGTCATATCATTTGAACAATTTCCAACAGAAATTTCGACAGAAATAACGAACGATGAGAGCGTTCAATCGACACCAAAGATTATTGAAGGCCGAGATCATGCTATTGTCGTTGCAGCAGCAACTGCGGCGGCTGCAGAAGCTGCAGTTGCCGCTGCTGAGGCAGCAGCAAAAGTAGTTCGCTTGGCTGGTTATGGATGGCAATCTAGAGAAGATAGAGCAGCAACTCTTATTCAAGCTTATTATAGAGGCTACTTG GCTCGACGAGCTCTTCGTGCTTTAAAGGGACTGGTAAGATTGCAAGCGTTGGTCCGAGGCCACAATGTTCGAAAGCAAGCACAAATGACAATGCGTTGCATGCAAGCTCTGGTGCGAGTGCAAGCAAGAGTCCGTGCTCGTAGGTTGCAATTGGCcaaccaaaattataataaaagaattgtaGAACAAGATAATGATAacgaagatgaagaagaaaagctattgcaaaacaaattaaagaagtaTGAGATGGAAAGTTGGGATGGTAGGGTTTTAAGTGTagagaaaatcaaagaaaattcttcGAGAAAACGTGATGCTTTAATGAAAAGGGAAAGGGCTCTTGCTTATGCATATTCATATCAG CAGCAACATCAAAGAAGACAAGATGAAGAAGGAGTTTTACAATTGGGTGAAGATGTGAatgatttagggtttaggcaTGAGAAGGGCGAATATGGTTGGAATTGGCTTGAGCATTGGATGTCTTCTCAACCATATAATAATGTTCGTCAATCCACAACACGTGAGTCTTATATCACACCTACCACCGTCACCACAGCCACAGACGACATGTCAGAGAAGACGGTTGAAATGGATCCAACTCAACTAAATTTGGACTCTTTCGACCTAGGACAAGTAGGCGGCCCATACTCATCTCGACAATcgatttcaaaaaatgttcCAAGTTACATGGCTTCAACCCAATCTGCTAAGGCCAAGGTAAGAAACCAAGGCGTGGTAAAACATCAAGGACCAAAATGGAACAAAGCAATGAGAAGAGGATCGGTATTTGGGTCGGGTTGTGACTCATCGAGTTCAGGTGGAGGAACGATGACGTACCAAGGTCAAAGAAGCCCAATCCCAATGAACAATGGGCCTCGCTTGTCTCCTATACACGTAATGGGCTGTGGCCCAGACTACCCAGGAGGTGAAGATTGGGCCCTTCCACCCCTTGGTGTCAATAGTCGTTGGAGAGCTGGTTTTGCTTGA